One genomic segment of Nonomuraea coxensis DSM 45129 includes these proteins:
- a CDS encoding class II aldolase/adducin family protein — translation MDPREQLCAYGRRAVELGLVIGTSGNLSVRDGDLVAVTPSGVALDRLTPEMCPLVDVEGYLVEGELQPSSETPMHLAIYASTEARAVVHTHSVFGTVVATTMTELPPVHYNALLLGGVVKVAPYATYGTGELAANVREALAGKQAALLANHGGVTIGPGLEQAFEATRLLEWLCEVYVRGLGVGRPAVLTDEQLAAVVERALNPPSFPRRG, via the coding sequence ATGGACCCTCGCGAACAGCTCTGCGCGTACGGCCGCCGCGCCGTCGAGCTCGGCCTGGTCATCGGCACGTCCGGCAACCTCAGCGTGCGCGACGGCGACCTCGTCGCGGTCACCCCGTCCGGCGTGGCGCTCGACCGGCTCACGCCCGAGATGTGCCCGCTGGTCGACGTCGAGGGCTACCTGGTGGAGGGCGAGCTGCAGCCCTCCAGCGAGACGCCCATGCACCTGGCGATCTACGCGAGCACGGAGGCGCGGGCCGTGGTCCACACGCACTCGGTGTTCGGCACGGTCGTGGCCACGACGATGACCGAGCTGCCGCCGGTGCACTACAACGCGCTGCTGCTCGGCGGCGTGGTCAAGGTCGCCCCTTACGCCACGTACGGCACCGGCGAGCTGGCCGCCAACGTGCGGGAGGCGCTGGCGGGCAAGCAGGCCGCGCTGCTCGCCAACCACGGCGGGGTGACCATCGGGCCCGGCCTGGAGCAGGCGTTCGAGGCCACCCGGCTGCTGGAGTGGCTGTGCGAGGTCTACGTCAGGGGGCTGGGCGTCGGACGGCCGGCCGTCCTCACGGACGAGCAGCTGGCCGCCGTGGTCGAACGGGCGCTCAACCCCCCGTCGTTCCCCCGGCGCGGCTGA
- a CDS encoding TetR/AcrR family transcriptional regulator: MPKIVDHDERRREVLSAARRVIVRDGIDAATTRAIAKEAGYSNGVLAHYFADKDEILLSALRQSHQRIRERLTGKVEGASGLAALRELLLDNLPLDAERTQESRLEVSFWSRSLASERLAGVQRAEAGELRAAVRELLGQARAAGELRGDHPDDGLDDLAEHLLALVDGLSLHLLLYPDRLTRVDVERLMLRALDRL, from the coding sequence ATGCCGAAGATCGTCGATCACGACGAGCGCAGGCGAGAGGTGCTGTCGGCGGCCCGCCGGGTGATCGTCAGGGACGGCATCGACGCCGCGACCACCCGAGCCATCGCCAAGGAGGCCGGCTACTCCAACGGCGTGCTCGCCCACTACTTCGCCGACAAGGACGAGATCCTGCTGTCGGCGCTGCGCCAGTCGCACCAGCGCATCCGCGAGCGGCTGACCGGCAAGGTGGAGGGCGCGAGCGGCCTCGCCGCGCTGCGCGAGCTGCTGCTGGACAACCTGCCGCTGGACGCCGAGCGCACCCAGGAGTCGCGGCTGGAGGTCAGCTTCTGGAGCCGCAGCCTCGCCTCCGAGCGGCTGGCCGGGGTGCAGCGGGCGGAGGCGGGCGAGCTGCGCGCCGCCGTCCGCGAGCTGCTGGGCCAGGCGCGGGCGGCCGGCGAGCTGCGCGGCGACCATCCCGACGACGGCCTCGACGACCTGGCCGAGCACCTGCTCGCCCTCGTGGACGGGCTCAGCCTGCACCTGCTGCTCTACCCGGACCGGCTGACCCGGGTGGACGTCGAACGGCTGATGCTGCGCGCGCTCGACCGCCTGTGA
- a CDS encoding DUF885 domain-containing protein, translated as MDEFLKWYFSDRPVLASLLGAEGYDHTLGDFTAAGWAAREREEARWAERLQALPTASLDDEIDRDLVLSQLRGSIAIASSWPEWRRDPAVYLSPVFGAMYTPFQRRLQPEPELVAAAIARLAEVPGVLAACRANLDPGLAAPLLVQRGLGQARTGRNFLTRTIPGMVGDEGLRAKLAEAAEPAARAFDELVTFLEGFTCGGTWRMGEKLYSTLLRERELLGYGAAELHEKGKAAWAELDARMREVAVRVSGGEDWRAAMESLMDDHPPTLADMRAEYEAETLRARAFVAERDLVTFADGEECQVLPSAEYTRPVLAVAHYLSPPPLAGSRTGVFFVPYTPDDFTEEQVRQRLRTNSRAQMPSIAVHEAYPGHHWHLSYMAGNPRTVRKVFRTPYFSEGWALYVEKLLHEQGYFDTPATELAHLDCRIFRAARIVVDTALHCEDMSVEEAETFMATKASLSPGTAQGEVSRYCAWPTQAPSYLTGAIEIDRIRQSFQGSLKEFHDRIAGSGGLPLGLAEKAALAVSRAGGTTGG; from the coding sequence GTGGACGAGTTTCTCAAGTGGTACTTTTCCGACCGTCCTGTGCTCGCCAGCCTGCTGGGAGCCGAGGGCTACGATCACACCCTGGGCGACTTCACGGCCGCCGGCTGGGCCGCCCGCGAGCGCGAGGAGGCCCGCTGGGCCGAGCGGCTGCAGGCCCTCCCCACCGCCTCCCTCGACGACGAGATCGACAGGGATCTCGTCCTCTCCCAGCTCAGAGGCTCGATCGCGATCGCGTCGTCCTGGCCCGAGTGGCGCCGCGACCCGGCCGTCTACCTCTCGCCGGTCTTCGGCGCGATGTACACCCCGTTCCAGCGGCGGCTCCAGCCCGAGCCCGAGCTGGTCGCCGCCGCCATCGCCCGGCTGGCCGAGGTGCCCGGCGTGCTCGCCGCCTGCCGCGCCAACCTCGACCCCGGCCTCGCCGCGCCGCTGCTCGTCCAGCGCGGTCTCGGCCAGGCCCGCACCGGCCGCAACTTCCTCACCCGCACCATCCCCGGCATGGTCGGGGACGAAGGGCTGCGCGCGAAGCTGGCCGAGGCAGCCGAGCCCGCCGCCCGCGCCTTCGACGAGCTCGTGACCTTCCTGGAGGGCTTCACGTGCGGCGGCACCTGGCGCATGGGGGAGAAGCTCTACTCCACCCTGCTGCGCGAGCGCGAGCTCCTCGGCTACGGCGCCGCCGAACTGCACGAGAAGGGTAAGGCCGCCTGGGCCGAGCTGGACGCCAGGATGCGCGAGGTCGCCGTCCGGGTGAGCGGCGGCGAGGACTGGCGGGCGGCCATGGAGTCCCTGATGGACGACCATCCGCCCACCCTCGCCGACATGCGGGCCGAGTACGAGGCCGAGACCCTGCGCGCCCGCGCCTTCGTCGCCGAGCGCGACCTGGTCACCTTCGCCGACGGCGAGGAGTGCCAGGTGCTGCCGTCCGCCGAGTACACCCGGCCCGTCCTCGCCGTCGCCCACTACCTGTCGCCGCCGCCGCTGGCCGGCTCGCGCACCGGCGTGTTCTTCGTGCCGTACACGCCGGACGACTTCACCGAGGAGCAGGTGCGCCAGCGGCTGCGGACCAACTCGCGGGCCCAGATGCCCTCGATCGCCGTCCACGAGGCGTACCCCGGCCACCACTGGCACCTGTCGTACATGGCGGGCAACCCGCGCACGGTCAGGAAGGTCTTCCGCACCCCCTACTTCAGCGAGGGCTGGGCCCTGTACGTCGAGAAGCTCCTGCACGAGCAGGGCTACTTCGACACCCCCGCCACCGAGCTGGCCCACCTGGACTGCCGGATCTTCCGCGCCGCCCGGATCGTCGTCGACACCGCGCTGCACTGCGAGGACATGTCGGTCGAGGAGGCCGAGACGTTCATGGCCACGAAGGCGTCGCTGTCGCCGGGCACCGCCCAGGGGGAGGTCAGCCGCTACTGCGCCTGGCCCACCCAGGCGCCCTCGTACCTGACGGGGGCCATCGAGATCGACCGGATCCGGCAGTCGTTCCAGGGCTCGCTCAAGGAGTTCCACGACCGCATCGCCGGCTCCGGCGGCCTGCCGCTGGGGCTGGCCGAGAAGGCGGCGCTGGCCGTCAGCCGCGCCGGGGGAACGACGGGGGGTTGA